The Montipora capricornis isolate CH-2021 chromosome 1, ASM3666992v2, whole genome shotgun sequence genome contains a region encoding:
- the LOC138043351 gene encoding cytoplasmic dynein 1 intermediate chain 2-like yields MSDRKAELERKRKRLEQIKQARKDKQDQEKSKTPTVQKAGTATTASSKESEIDELLKGIIPDDVIDGRAGGSPLMQKQPESASPGKDIAARSPVQIEKKRPVKLGISQLTQTNIPPKEPVLYNKETQTKNLEPEEAPDEFEATLTAKPKEIEPQTEPEDGGEESREEVPVIELSEEQKEHILNSGEFSKFFDKATRLMERALCETVDITFDYSGAETEDIEGDTLASGKLSFSREFFDERWSRHRTVTCLDWSTQYPELLVASYNNNEDAPHEPDGVALIWNMKYKKESPEYIFHCQSGVMSVTFAKFHPNLIVGGTYSGQIVLWDNRSSKKTPVQRTPLSATAHTHPVYCVNVVGTQNAHNLISVSTDGKMCSWSLDMLSQPQDSMELQYKQSKAVAVTSLSFLAGDVNNFVVGSEEGSVYTACRHGSKAGISDIFEGHYGPATGIDTHSAAGPIDFSYLFLTSSFDWTIKLWSHKNPRPLYSFEDNGDYVYDVQWSPIHPALFAAVDGAGRLDLWNLNNDTEVPTASTHSESMTSLNRLRWTHSGHQISVGDDDGHVFIYDVGEQLAVPRPDEWSRFQNTIQEIQANASSVGEIGSPKISPSKLPFS; encoded by the exons ATGTCTGATCGAAAAGCTGAGCTAGAAAGAAAGCGGAAACGCTTAGAACAGATTAAACAAGCTCGGAAGGATAAG CAAGACCAGGAGAAAAGCAAAACGCCCACAGTACAAAAGGCTGgtacagcaacaacagcaagcAGCAAGGAATCTGAAATTGATGAGCTGCTCAAGGGAATTATACCTGACGATGTGATAGATGGCAGGGCAG GGGGATCACCTCTGATGCAAAAACAACCTGAATCAGCCAGTCCAGGAAAAGATATAGCTGCAAGATCTCCTGTGCAAAT agaaaagaaaagacctGTCAAGTTGGGTATTTCCCAGCTTACCCAGACCAACATACCACCTAAG GAACCTGTTTTATACAACAaagaaacacaaacaaaaaatttgGAACCTGAAGAGGCACCAG ACGAATTTGAAGCCACTCTTACTGCAAAACCAAAGGAGATAGAACCACAAACAGAACCTGAAGATGGTGGAGAAGAAAGCAGAGAGGAAG TTCCTGTTATAGAGCTCAGtgaagaacagaaggaacaCATACTAAATTCAGGAGAATTTAGCAAGTTCTTTGATAAAGCTACAAGGCTGATGGAAAGAGCTCTATGTGAAACCGTGGACATAACATTTGATTACTCTGGTGCTGAGACAGAAGACATAGAGGG AGATACCCTCGCATCTGGCAAACTGTCATTCAGTCGAGAATTCTTTGATGAAAGGTGGTCAAGGCATAGAACAGTGACTTGCTTGGACTGGTCTACACAG TACCCAGAGTTGCTTGTAGCTTCATATAACAATAATGAGGATGCTCCTCATGAACCAGATGGCGTGGCATTGATATGGAACATGAAATACAAGAAAGAGTCTCCAGAATACATTTTCCACTGTCAG TCTGGGGTGATGTCCGTCACGTTTGCCAAGTTTCATCCCAATTTGATCGTTGGTGGCACATATTCTGGTCAAATAGTATTATGGGATAATAGGAGCAGTAAAAAGACCCCTGTACAGAGAACACCTCTCTCTGCTACTGCTCACACG CATCCTGTGTATTGTGTCAATGTTGTGGGAACCCAGAATGCTCATAATCTGATCAGCGTCTCAACTGATGGTAAAATGTGTTCATGGAGTCTTGACATGCTGTCTCAGCCACAG gacagTATGGAACTGCAGTACAAACAATCCAAAGCGGTAGCAGTGACCTCTTTGTCTTTCTTAGCTGGTGATGTTAATAACTTCGTGGTTGGCAGCGAGGAAGGCTCTGTGTACACCGCCTGCCGACATGGAAG CAAGGCTGGTATAAGTGACATATTTGAAGGTCATTACGGTCCAGCAACAGGTATCGATACCCACTCAGCGGCCGGGCCAATCGACTTCTCTTATTTGTTTTTAACCTCATCATTTGATTGGACCATCAAACTCTGGAGTCACAAG AACCCGCGGCCCCTTTATTCGTTTGAAGACAATGGTGATTATGTATATGATGTACAGTGGTCACCAATCCACCCTGCTTTATTCGCGGCAGTGGACGGCGCAGGAAGATTGGACCTGTGGAATCTTAATAATGATACTGag GTGCCCACAGCCAGCACTCATTCCGAATCAATGACATCACTGAACCGGTTGCGATGGACACACTCTGGTCACCAGATCTCTGTGGGTGATGATGATGGTCACGTGTTCATTTACGATGTTGGCGAG CAACTCGCTGTACCAAGACCCGATGAGTGGTCCAGATTCCAGAATACTATCCAGGAAATCCAAGCCAACGCTTCGTCCGTCGGCGAAATCGGTTCTCCAAAGATCTCTCCTTCCAAGTTACCATTTAGTTAA
- the LOC138053359 gene encoding melanopsin-like — protein sequence MHVDSSEWKAMIDLQERPNYLVATETTVLGIIFAVSVLGNTSSCFIMYTSPRLRTWHNLLLLNVIVVDLLATFLCVTPAFTVLLKGKWFGGQALCSFIAYTSSLLLTVSVMTLAVISTSRYFLITNLLRYMTIFKKRNVVWMLLAIWSLAAGCAFPPIVGWGHFTFLPGNAICFVYFNSSLSYAAVYTLLVIGLPVAVIIISFVRVWQAIKTKAPTRSSSMSPTPNASEEIYSARTLLFVVVIVLLCWFPVFLIFLIATFGMEMPRQAALIATYSIFLPSALKPLIYFYTKKQFRAGFFVFARKLPLFKKRKRRNRVSNI from the coding sequence ATGCATGTTGACTCAAGCGAGTGGAAAGCAATGATAGATTTACAGGAAAGACCAAACTATCTTGTTGCTACCGAAACCACTGTTTTAGGAATAATATTTGCTGTTTCGGTTTTGGGGAACACTTCCTCTTGTTTCATCATGTACACAAGCCCTCGTCTGCGTACTTGGCACAATCTACTACTTTTAAATGTCATCGTGGTCGATTTGCTTGCAACTTTTCTGTGTGTGACGCCTGCCTTTACTGTGCTGCTAAAAGGGAAGTGGTTCGGTGGGCAAGCACTTTGTTCATTCATTGCTTACACTTCAAGTCTGCTTCTGACGGTTTCAGTAATGACTTTAGCAGTAATAAGCACCAGTAGGTATTTTCTGATAACGAACCTTTTAAGGTATATGACCATTTTCAAGAAGAGAAATGTTGTGTGGATGTTGTTGGCTATTTGGAGTTTGGCTGCCGGCTGTGCGTTTCCGCCTATCGTTGGTTGGGGTCATTTTACTTTCCTCCCTGGAAACGCAATATGTTTCGTCTACTTTAATTCAAGCTTGTCCTACGCAGCGGTTTATACTCTTTTAGTCATTGGCCTGCCTGTTGCAGTCATTATTATTTCCTTTGTAAGAGTGTGGCAGGCCATCAAAACAAAGGCACCAACCAGGTCGTCATCGATGTCACCAACTCCAAACGCTTCAGAAGAAATCTATTCTGCTAGGACTCTGTTATTTGTTGTCGTAATTGTTCTGCTTTGTTGGTTTCCAGTGTTTCTCATCTTCCTTATCGCAACTTTTGGGATGGAGATGCCGAGGCAAGCTGCCTTGATAGCAACCTACTCGATTTTCTTACCTTCAGCCCTCAAGCCTCTTATCTATTTTTACACGAAGAAGCAATTCCGCGCGGGATTTTTCGTGTTTGCGAGAAAACTTCCTCTCTTTAAAAAACGAAAGCGAAGGAATAGGGTCTCAAACATTTAA